One Fusarium falciforme chromosome 12, complete sequence DNA window includes the following coding sequences:
- a CDS encoding NmrA domain-containing protein, with translation MKTIAVAGGAGNVGSTIVDGLVEYGKHKIYVLSRKDRPSQGAVNYLRVDYDDPDAIAKAFEEAGVNIVICAIAVVNPEANQSQKNLILAAQKSATTERFVISSFDMLHVKEDIELSPLARYTFEAIDELEKTRLTYTRIANGWFLDYYGMPHWKTHLEPWINIMNVEKKWAVIPGDGSVKASFITSQDMSRFVARLMDLEKWNKVSPIFANTLSFNELVEMAEKARECKFRVAIDSLEKLQSGKISFHEEFPPIGYGEGDQAFFAMLHYQAAIGRYLVPRDYPPLDAEFRGLKITTPLEVMETAWKDK, from the exons ATGAAGACCATTGCAGTTGCAGGTGGAGCTGGAAACGTGGGAAGCACCATTGTCGATGGTCTCGTTGAGTATGGCAAGCACAAGATCTACGTCCTCTCTCGAAAG GATCGACCCTCGCAAGGGGCTGTTAACTATCTTCGGGTTGACTATGATGACCCtgatgccatcgccaaggcgtTCGAAGAGGCGGGGGTCAATATCGTTATCTGTGCTATTGCCGTCGTCAACCCAGAGGCCAATCAGTCCCAGAAGAACCTCATCCTTGCAGCCCAGAAATCAGCTACCACGGAGCGATTCGTCATCAGCAGCTTCGACATGCTGCACGTAAAAGA GGACATTGAACTATCTCCTTTGGCGAGGTACACCTTTGAAGCAATTGATGAACTCGAAAAGACTCGGCTCACCTACACCCGCATCGCCAATGGTTGGTTCCTCGACTACTATGGCATGCCACACTGGAAGACTCACCTGGAACCATGGATCAACATCATGAACGTGGAGAAGAAGTGGGCGGTCATCCCAGGAGACGGAAGCGTCAAGGCTAGTTTCATTACGTCTCAGGACATGTCCAGATTCGTCGCCAGGTTGATGGATCTGGAGAAGTGGAACAAGGTCAGCCCGATTTTTGCAAACACGCTGTCCTTCAATGAGTTGGTTGAAATGGCAGAGAAGGCTCGAG AATGCAAGTTCCGGGTGGCAATCGATAGCCTGGAGAAGCTCCAGTCAGGAAAAATCTCCTTCCACGAGGAATTCCCGCCCATTGGGTACGGCGAAGGTGACCAAGCTTTCTTCGCCATGCTTCACTATCAAGCCGCCATCGGACGATATCTCGTTCCAAGGGACTACCCTCCTCTAGATGCAGAGTTTCGGGGTCTCAAAATCACCACGCCTCTCGAAGTCATGGAAACTGCTTGGAAGGACAAATAG
- a CDS encoding MFS domain-containing protein, giving the protein MNQDNNTFTSFISRYSITCSIFAMASKLSSADVEVVHDDEFKGHAHHAEASAATAREHQLSFRDSLRLYPKAIGFSLLFSTAIIMEGYDLALIGSFYGYQPFRNKYGNESDGEGGKVVSAEWQTYIQVGGMCGQIIGLYLNGWVSDAIGYKRSMILSQMLMIAFIFIVFFAKNIEMILAGQILLGIPWGVFQTLTLAYASDVAPVVLRPYLTAYVNLCWVIGQLISAGVLRGFLNMDSEWSYRIPFAIQWVWPPFIILGTLFAPESPWWLVRQGRHADAKQAVLKLVSPKPDLEFDADAQVAMIHATNELEKATSAGTNYWHCFMRTDLRRTEIASITYIAQATCGSVLMGYSVQFYERAGLDPNSSFTLNIVQYAVGAVGVILSWFLMAKLGRRTLYIGGTCVLFIILIVVGGLGFADSSKPGPSWAVGSLLIFYTFIYDMAVGPVCYTIVAEIPSTRLKAKTIVLARNFNNMAGLVNNTLMPRMLGVNSWNWGAKTGLFWAAFCLLIMIWAYFRLPEPKGRTYGELDVLFEHKVSARKFATTRVDQFGDDKGAVEVDAHAK; this is encoded by the exons ATGAACCAGGACAACAACACCTTTACCTCATTCATATCACGCTACTCCATCACTTGTTCAATCTTTGCCATGGCGTCCAAGCTGTCTTCAGCTGACGTTGAAGTCGTCCACGACGATGAGTTCAAGGGCCATGCTCACCATGCTGAGGCCAGCGCTGCCACGGCTAGGGAGCATCAGCTGAGCTTCAGAGATTCTCTCCGGCTGTATCCCAAGGCCATTGGATTCTCCCTGCTGTTTTCTACGGCTATTATTATGGAGGGTTATGATCTTGCCCTCATTGGATCCTTCTACGGTTACCAACC ATTCCGAAACAAGTACGGCAATGAGTCTGATGGCGAAGGCGGCAAAGTCGTCTCGGCCGAATGGCAGACATACATCCAAGTCGGAGGCATGTGCGGCCAGATCATCGGTCTCTACCTCAACGGTTGGGTGTCTGATGCCATTGGCTACAAGAGATCCATGATTCTCTCTCAGATGCTCATGATCGCCTTtatcttcatcgtcttcttTGCCAAGAACATCGAGATGATCCTCGCGGGCCAGATCCTGCTCGGTATCCCGTGGGGCGTTTTCCAGACTCTTACTCTGGCTTACGCCTCTGATGTTGCCCCCGTCGTTCTGCGGCCTTACCTCACGGCCTATGTCAACCTCTGCTGGGTTATTGGTCAGTTGATCTCTGCCGGCGTCCTCCGTGGATTCCTCAACATGGACAGCGAATGGTCCTACCGTATCCCCTTCGCCATCCAGTGGGTCTGGCCTCCTTTCATCATTCTTGGAACTCTCTTCGCTCCAGAGTCTCCATGGTGGTTGGTCCGCCAGGGCCGCCATGCGGATGCCAAGCAGGCCGTTCTCAAGCTTGTCAGCCCCAAGCCTGATCTCGAGTTTGATGCCGATGCCCAAGTCGCCATGATCCACGCCACCaacgagctcgagaaggcTACCTCTGCGGGTACCAACTACTGGCACTGCTTCATGAGGACCGATCTGCGACGAACTGAGATCGCTTCCATCACTTATATCGCCCAAGCTACTTGTGGCAGTGTGCTCATGGGCTACTCTGTCCAGTTCTACGAGCGTGCCGGTCTCGACCCAAACAGCTCGTTCACCCTCAACATTGTGCAGTACGCTGTTGGAGCCGTCGGTGTTATCCTCTCTTGGTTCCTCATGGCCAAGCTTGGACGCCGAACCCTCTACATTGGCGGAACATGCGTGCTCTTCATCATTCTCATCGTTGTCGGTGGCCTCGGCTTTGCAGATTCGAGCAAACCCGGTCCGTCTTGGGCAGTTGGTagtctcctcatcttctacACATTCATCTACGATATGGCGGTTGGCCCCGTCTGCTACACCATCGTGGCTGAAATCCCATCCACTCgactcaaggccaagaccatcGTCCTTGCACGCAACTTCAACAACATGGCTGGTCTGGTGAACAACACCCTGATGCCCCGCATGCTGGGCGTCAACTCGTGGAACTGGGGTGCCAAAACTGGTCTCTTCTGGGCCGCGTTCTGCCTCCTGATCATGATCTGGGCCTACTTCCGCCTTCCTGAGCCCAAGGGCCGCACTTACGGAGAGTTGGACGTTCTGTTTGAGCACAAGGTTAGCGCGCGGAAGTTTGCTACCACTCGTGTGGATCAGTTTGGAGACGACAAGGGTGCCGTGGAGGTTGACGCGCATGCCAAGTAG
- a CDS encoding MFS domain-containing protein, with protein MDRRASGDQPIERDVQLSPMGASGLADPPGGNQQSGDKEAVPQPEPEPASSPTTEDQDKYLQGWRLWALTIALWISLFLSTLETTIVSTSLVSITDALNGFILRDWIVTSYLLTYTGFLTIYAKLSDIFGKKTMLLLAIAIFTVFSGLCGAANGMVELIILRAFQGVGASGIFSIIMALAPTLISLNQYGKYMAIFSTLFIVANVLGPVLGGVISQHSDWRWVFLLNIPGGAVAFVLVAIFLPPSEASAQLPLVQVLRSKVQRSNWVRVDIVGMVFLLAASVLLVFALEEGGTRYPWKSAVVISTLVLAIVLSIAFGFWEVFLEKSNWRQEPVFPPSICKDRLSAAMLLTACFVGFPFVSMIVNIPQRAQAVYGVSPVQGGLTLLPLLLTSPLATAFSGFMTGNAKVPPFYLVLVASVLQVIGIGLTCSLPTDSKSVPKEQYGYEVLMGIGFGLGLTTLLTFARVVVSQQNLSVMMGALTQIRVLGGTVSLAICATILNNQLTPKLDRLVTPEQAAAIYDSISAVNDLNATQKAAVRQAFAEGYNLQNIFMTVMSALGLITSFFLWEKNPRKAG; from the exons ATGGACCGTCGTGCAAGTGGTGATCAACCCATAGAGCGTGACGTGCAACTATCACCCATGGGCGCTTCGGGATTAGCCGACCCGCCTGGAGGGAACCAGCAGAGCGGCGACAAAGAAGCTGTCCCACAACCTGAACCAGAACCCGCTTCCAGCCCTACCACCGAAGACCAGGACAAGTATCTACAAGGCTGGCGACTATGGGCATTGACTATTGC CCTGTGGATCAGCTTATTCCTATCAACGCTCGAGACGACGATTGTTAGCACGTCGCTAGTATCCATCACCGATGCCCTCAATGGCTTTATCCTGCGCGATTGGATCGTTACTTCATATCTCCTGACCTACACTG GCTTCCTTACGATATACGCCAAGTTGAGCGACATATTTGGGAAAAAGACCATGTTGCTGCTGGCAATTGCCATCTTTACCGTCTTCTCCGGTCTTTGCGGAGCGGCGAATGGCATGGTAGAACT CATTATACTCCGAGCCTTCCAAGGCGTCGGTGCATCCggaatcttctccatcatcatggccctgGCACCAACCCTGATATCGCTGAATCAATACGGAAAGTACatggccatcttctcgaccctcttcatcgtcgccaaTGTCCTGGGCCCGGTACTTGGTGGCGTCATCAGCCAGCACTCTGACTGGCGCTGGGTCTTTTTACTCAA TATTCCTGGAGGGGCAGTTGCtttcgtcctcgtcgccatctTCCTACCACCCTCCGAAGCTTCCGCACAACTTCCTCTCGTACAGGTCCTACGCTCCAAAGTCCAACGCTCCAATTGGGTACGAGTTGACATTGTCGGCATGGTATTCTTGCTGGCCGCATCAGTTCTTCTCGTCTTTGccttggaagaaggaggcacTCGATACCCATGGAAAAGCGCCGTCGTCATCTCGACCCTCGTCCTGGCAATTGTGCTCAGCATAGCGTTTGGCTTTTGGGAAGTGTTTCTCGAAAAGTCAAACTGGAGACAGGAGCCGGTGTTTCCTCCTAGTATCTGCAAAGACAGACTGTCTGCAGCTATGCTTCT CACTGCCTGCTTTGTTGGGTTCCCTTTCGTGTCAATGATCGTCAACATTCCGCAGAGAGCACAAGCCGTCTATGGCGTATCCCCAGTCCAGGGCGGCTTGACCCTGCTTCCTCTACTATTGACCTCTCCATTGGCAACTGCTTTCTCAGGATTCATGACAGGCAATGCAAAGGTGCCTCCATTTTACCTCGTTCTCGTCGCCTCGGTTCTGCAGGTCATCGGCATTGGCTTGACATGCTCACTGCCGACCGATTCTAAAAGCGTACCTAAAGAGCAATATGGCTATGAGGTCCTGATGGGTATTGGGTTTGGTCTTGGCCTTACCACGCTCTTGACATTCGCTCGAGTTGTTGTCTCCCAGCAAAACCTTT CGGTCATGATGGGTGCCCTAACTCAGATCCGTGTCTTGGGAGGGACAGTCTCACTTGCAATCTG TGCTACTATTCTCAACAACCAATTAACACCCAAGCTGGACCGACTTGTCACCCCAGAGCAGGCGGCAGCCATTTACGATTCTATATCAGCCGTCAATGATCTTAATGCGACACAAAAGGCGGCTGTCAGGCAGGCATTTGCTGAAGGATACAACCTTCAGAACATCTTCATGACGGTCATGTCTGCACTTGGACTGATCACATCGTTTTTCCTTTGGGAGAAGAACCCACGGAAGGCAGGGTAA